A portion of the Pseudomonas sp. PSE14 genome contains these proteins:
- a CDS encoding VWA domain-containing protein, whose product MTIHLEIEEGFGRVWHRFITRRASPEFEEAAVTLDEMRRRLLLLFRGTGGEAGVGVEAASARELLVRRSLLQQVAGTCQQLPVAWFDADSLRLPAQLAVFPDADLNRELYRWLALLAAHSQPMRHWAQDNQTWTLAVLERYPLLRPRYQRLVEALLCLRPDPAVLPPAEAALERALQQALCEPGSVARLPRSEKAPWPVPLWLYPPQRLAAPQHTDLIDGDEHGRSAHSEAKGVARKRGERTEQDPGRGGLLLFRLENLFSWSEHVELDRAGDDSEDLDAAKVADDLDHLSLSRQRQKKGGGLKLDLDLPAADFDDVPLGEGIRLPEWDYRRQRLIDDHVCLQPMLPCDAVPAPLPDALAPTARRLRRQFESLRQQPQWLRRQPQGAELDLEAWLDFSVERRLGACSEPGLFLERRQARRDLACLLLADLSMSTDAHIDNEHRVIDLISDSLLLFGEALQAVGDRFALYGFSSLRRQQVRLTQLKTFDERHNDTVRGRIRALRPGYYTRMGAAIRRATQLLLERKERQRVLLILTDGKPNDLDLYEGRYGVEDTRQAVLEARRAGLLPFCITIDREAADYLPHLFGSQGYLLINDPAQLPVRLPQLYRQLTRRQG is encoded by the coding sequence ATGACCATCCACCTCGAAATCGAAGAAGGCTTCGGCCGCGTCTGGCACCGCTTCATCACCCGCCGCGCTAGCCCGGAGTTCGAGGAAGCGGCGGTGACCCTGGACGAGATGCGGCGCCGCCTGTTGCTGCTGTTCCGTGGCACCGGCGGTGAAGCCGGCGTCGGCGTGGAAGCGGCCAGCGCCCGCGAACTGCTGGTGCGGCGCAGCCTGCTGCAACAGGTGGCCGGCACCTGCCAGCAATTGCCGGTGGCCTGGTTCGACGCCGACTCCCTGCGCCTGCCCGCGCAGCTGGCGGTGTTCCCGGATGCCGACCTGAACCGGGAGCTGTACCGCTGGCTGGCGCTGCTCGCTGCCCATAGCCAGCCGATGCGCCATTGGGCACAGGACAATCAGACCTGGACCCTTGCCGTGCTCGAGCGCTACCCGCTGTTACGTCCGCGCTATCAGCGGTTGGTGGAGGCGCTGCTCTGCCTGCGCCCCGATCCCGCCGTGCTGCCGCCCGCCGAGGCGGCACTGGAACGCGCACTGCAACAGGCGTTGTGCGAACCGGGCAGCGTCGCGCGCCTGCCACGCAGCGAGAAGGCGCCCTGGCCAGTGCCACTGTGGCTCTACCCGCCGCAACGCCTGGCCGCACCGCAGCACACCGATCTGATTGACGGCGACGAACACGGCCGCTCCGCCCACAGCGAGGCCAAGGGTGTGGCGCGCAAACGCGGCGAACGTACCGAGCAGGACCCCGGTCGCGGCGGCCTGCTGCTGTTCCGCCTGGAGAATCTGTTCAGCTGGTCCGAGCACGTCGAACTGGACCGCGCCGGCGACGACAGCGAGGACCTCGACGCGGCCAAGGTCGCCGACGACCTCGATCATCTGAGCCTGTCCCGCCAGCGGCAGAAGAAGGGCGGTGGGCTGAAGCTCGATCTCGACCTGCCGGCCGCCGACTTCGATGACGTGCCGCTGGGCGAGGGCATCCGTTTGCCGGAGTGGGATTACCGTCGCCAGCGACTGATCGACGACCACGTCTGCCTGCAACCGATGTTGCCGTGCGATGCTGTGCCTGCGCCGCTTCCCGACGCCCTGGCGCCCACCGCACGGCGCCTGCGCCGGCAGTTCGAAAGCCTGCGCCAGCAACCGCAGTGGCTGCGCCGGCAACCCCAGGGCGCGGAACTGGACCTGGAAGCCTGGCTGGATTTCAGCGTCGAACGGCGCCTGGGTGCGTGCAGCGAGCCGGGGCTGTTCCTGGAACGCCGGCAGGCCCGCCGCGACCTGGCCTGCCTGCTGCTGGCGGACCTGTCGATGTCCACCGACGCGCACATCGACAACGAGCACCGGGTGATCGACCTGATCAGCGACAGTCTGCTGCTGTTCGGCGAGGCGCTGCAGGCGGTGGGCGATCGTTTCGCGCTCTACGGCTTCTCCTCGCTGCGCCGCCAGCAGGTGCGCCTGACCCAGCTGAAAACCTTCGACGAGCGCCACAACGACACCGTGCGCGGGCGTATTCGCGCACTGCGCCCCGGCTATTACACGCGCATGGGCGCGGCGATCCGCCGGGCCACGCAACTGCTGCTGGAGCGCAAGGAACGTCAGCGCGTGTTGCTGATCCTCACCGACGGCAAGCCCAATGACCTGGACTTGTATGAGGGCCGCTACGGCGTCGAGGACACCCGCCAGGCGGTGCTGGAAGCGCGCCGCGCCGGGCTGTTGCCGTTCTGCATCACCATCGACCGCGAGGCGGCGGACTACCTGCCGCACCTGTTCGGCAGTCAGGGTTACCTGCTGATCAACGATCCGGCGCAGCTGCCGGTGCGCTTGCCGCAGTTGTATCGGCAGCTCACCCGTCGACAGGGCTGA
- a CDS encoding cytochrome c: MSETFTKGMARNIYLGGGVFFFLVFLALTYHTETTFPKRTNQSELTESVVRGKLVWEQNNCVGCHSILGEGAYFAPELGNVAIRRGGDAAFGSFLAAWMKMQPLGVPGRRQMPQFHLSDQEVSDLAAFLLWTSKIDTNKWPPNKEG, encoded by the coding sequence ATGTCAGAGACATTCACAAAAGGTATGGCGAGGAACATCTACCTGGGAGGAGGCGTTTTCTTCTTCCTGGTATTCCTCGCCCTGACCTATCACACCGAAACCACCTTCCCCAAGCGCACCAACCAGAGTGAGCTCACCGAGTCGGTGGTGCGCGGCAAGCTGGTGTGGGAGCAGAACAACTGCGTGGGTTGCCACTCGATTCTCGGTGAAGGCGCCTACTTCGCGCCGGAGCTGGGCAACGTCGCCATCCGCCGTGGCGGCGACGCCGCCTTCGGCAGCTTCCTCGCCGCCTGGATGAAGATGCAGCCGCTGGGCGTCCCCGGCCGCCGGCAGATGCCACAGTTCCACCTGAGCGATCAGGAGGTCAGTGATCTCGCGGCGTTCCTGCTCTGGACGTCGAAGATCGATACCAACAAATGGCCGCCGAACAAGGAGGGTTGA
- a CDS encoding cbb3-type cytochrome c oxidase subunit I, with protein sequence MMNPGNPYLKFASQSVAKPYFVFALMLFVGQIVFGLIMGIQYVVGDFLFPAIPFNVARMVHTNLLIVWLLFAFMGAAYYLIPEEADRELYSPKLAIVLFWVFAIAGVLTILGYLLVPYAGLARLTHNELLPTMGREFLEQPTITKMGIVVVALGFLFNIGMTMLKGRKTAVSVVMMTGLVGLAVFFLFSFYNPENLSRDKYYWWWVVHLWVEGVWELIMGSMLAFVLIKITGVDREVVEKWLYVIIAMALITGIIGTGHHFFWIGAPGVWLWLGSIFSALEPLPFFAMVLFAFNMVNRRRREHPNKAAALWALGTTVTAFLGAGVWGFLHTLAPVNYYTHGSQLTAAHGHLAFYGAYAMIVMTMISYAMPRLRGIGEAPDARAQSLEIWGFWLMTISMLLITLMLTAAGVVQVWLQRMPADGAAMPFMATVEQLKIFFWLRLYSGVGFFIGLICYLLSFRQRGRVAVASGAAQVS encoded by the coding sequence ATCATGAACCCGGGCAATCCCTATCTGAAATTCGCTTCGCAGTCGGTGGCCAAGCCGTACTTCGTGTTCGCCCTGATGCTCTTCGTCGGGCAGATCGTCTTCGGACTGATCATGGGCATCCAGTACGTGGTCGGTGACTTCCTGTTCCCGGCCATCCCCTTCAACGTCGCGCGGATGGTGCACACCAACCTGCTGATCGTCTGGCTGCTGTTCGCCTTCATGGGCGCGGCCTACTACCTGATCCCCGAGGAGGCCGACCGCGAGCTGTACAGCCCGAAACTGGCCATCGTGCTGTTCTGGGTGTTCGCCATCGCCGGCGTGCTGACCATCCTGGGCTACCTGCTGGTGCCCTACGCGGGCCTGGCCAGGCTGACCCACAACGAGTTGCTGCCGACCATGGGCCGGGAGTTCCTCGAACAGCCGACGATCACCAAGATGGGCATCGTGGTGGTGGCGCTGGGCTTCCTGTTCAACATCGGCATGACCATGCTCAAGGGCCGCAAGACCGCCGTCAGCGTGGTGATGATGACCGGCCTGGTGGGCCTGGCGGTGTTCTTCCTGTTCTCCTTCTACAATCCGGAAAACCTGTCGCGCGACAAGTACTACTGGTGGTGGGTCGTGCACCTGTGGGTGGAAGGCGTGTGGGAGCTGATCATGGGCTCGATGCTGGCCTTCGTGCTGATCAAGATCACCGGCGTCGACCGCGAGGTCGTGGAGAAGTGGCTGTACGTGATCATCGCCATGGCCCTGATCACCGGCATCATCGGCACCGGCCACCACTTCTTCTGGATCGGCGCTCCGGGCGTCTGGCTGTGGCTGGGCTCGATCTTCTCCGCGCTGGAACCGCTGCCGTTCTTCGCCATGGTGCTGTTCGCCTTCAACATGGTGAACCGTCGTCGCCGCGAGCACCCGAACAAGGCCGCCGCGCTGTGGGCCCTGGGCACCACCGTGACCGCCTTCCTCGGCGCTGGTGTGTGGGGCTTCCTGCACACCCTGGCGCCGGTGAACTACTACACCCATGGCTCGCAGCTCACCGCGGCCCACGGTCACCTGGCCTTCTACGGTGCCTACGCGATGATCGTGATGACCATGATCAGCTATGCCATGCCGCGCCTGCGGGGCATCGGCGAAGCGCCCGACGCCCGTGCGCAGAGCCTGGAAATCTGGGGCTTCTGGCTGATGACCATCTCCATGCTGCTGATCACCCTGATGCTCACCGCTGCCGGTGTGGTGCAGGTCTGGCTGCAACGCATGCCCGCCGATGGCGCCGCGATGCCGTTCATGGCCACGGTCGAACAGTTGAAGATCTTCTTCTGGCTGCGCCTGTACTCCGGTGTCGGTTTCTTCATCGGGCTGATCTGCTACCTGCTCAGCTTCCGCCAGCGTGGTCGCGTGGCCGTTGCCTCCGGCGCGGCTCAGGTGAGCTGA
- a CDS encoding EAL domain-containing protein, protein MTAYVEPSAIPVSHAEIRQQYAHEIAVERTRLLYQGSRIPTLLMLLNGLACAGLLWERVSTLLLGGWLVSLVLLAVLRLIQVSAFNGACAERQASPHWQRAFLFGAGASGLTLAFAAIALVPADAFLQQALVFGLIAAAILSASVAYAVSLPAFLTFALPCLFPSIAYLLLSENPLQQGWGVLGVILLAALLVVAWQIHRLVHTSLLRRFQAQALVAHLERAKGQTEALNQDLEREVEQRRRAERELCRARDALQARVEAGSAQLSHTEARLALALEASELGLWDWNLLTDEVHHSHLEEIFGLTQAAVKSVRNDLRPRLHPDDLPLLRRALVEHLKGRTDGYRIEYRVRHADGHWVWVEDRGRAMERDALGQVTRMVGTRCDISARKLREEEQRLAATVFEAASEGIIILDPNYRLLALNEAFTRLTGYRREELLGRNVSRLMGSAETLRRYQAIRTELECQGTWQGELIETRKNGELYPQWLQLNVVRDGRGQVTHVVGFFADLTARRDAEERLRYLSHYDELTGLANRTLFKERLHEASQRARQEGRTAALLLIDLDRFKLLNDSLGHEVADQLLRQMSRRMTQTVPEADTIARLSGNEFAVLIDSYASLAALARLSSRLLAKLRTPMTVGGHELVISASVGISLLPDNAWEISALMSQANMAMQHAKHLGGNTFQFFTDNLQACTLERLQLETRLRKAIDEGQLDVHYQPKLNLANERLDSAEALVRWRHPEMGMVPPGDFIGLAEETGLIGAIGEFVLRRACQQARAWQLQGHELRVSVNLSVHQLRTGNLVDLVRTVLEETGLPSHLLELELTESQLLDNVESVTTTFRQLREMGVKLAIDDFGTGYSSLSYLKRFPVDYVKIDQTFIRDLSQQGEDAAITRAIIAMAHSLELKVVAEGVEQAEQLRFLRAHHCDEIQGFLISPPLAAGDCLELLRSVGRH, encoded by the coding sequence ATGACTGCGTATGTAGAGCCTTCGGCGATCCCGGTGAGCCATGCCGAGATCCGCCAGCAGTATGCTCACGAGATTGCCGTCGAACGCACCCGCCTGCTGTATCAGGGGTCGCGGATTCCGACGCTGCTCATGCTGCTCAACGGTCTGGCCTGTGCCGGCCTGCTGTGGGAGCGGGTATCCACCCTGCTGCTCGGCGGCTGGCTGGTATCGCTGGTGCTGCTGGCGGTGTTGCGGCTGATCCAGGTTTCGGCGTTCAACGGCGCCTGCGCCGAGCGCCAGGCCAGCCCGCACTGGCAACGCGCCTTCCTGTTCGGCGCCGGGGCCTCCGGCCTGACCCTCGCCTTTGCCGCCATCGCCCTGGTTCCGGCGGACGCCTTCCTCCAGCAGGCCCTGGTGTTCGGCCTGATCGCCGCCGCCATCCTCTCGGCCAGCGTGGCTTACGCGGTCAGCCTGCCGGCCTTCCTCACCTTCGCCTTGCCCTGCCTGTTTCCCTCGATTGCCTATCTGCTGCTCAGCGAAAACCCGTTGCAGCAGGGCTGGGGCGTGCTCGGGGTGATCCTGCTGGCGGCGCTGCTGGTGGTGGCCTGGCAGATTCACCGGCTGGTCCACACCAGCCTGCTGCGGCGTTTCCAGGCCCAGGCGCTGGTGGCGCACCTGGAGCGCGCCAAGGGCCAGACCGAGGCGCTGAACCAGGACCTGGAACGCGAAGTGGAACAGCGCCGCCGTGCCGAACGCGAGCTGTGCCGTGCCCGCGACGCTCTGCAGGCGCGGGTCGAGGCCGGCAGCGCGCAGCTCAGCCACACCGAGGCGCGCCTGGCCCTGGCGCTGGAAGCCAGCGAGCTGGGCCTGTGGGACTGGAACCTGCTGACCGACGAGGTGCACCACTCGCACCTGGAGGAAATCTTCGGCCTCACCCAGGCAGCGGTGAAGAGCGTGCGCAATGACCTGCGCCCGCGCCTGCACCCGGACGACCTGCCGCTGCTGCGCCGGGCGCTGGTCGAACACCTCAAGGGCCGCACCGACGGCTACCGCATCGAATACCGCGTGCGCCATGCCGACGGCCACTGGGTCTGGGTCGAGGACCGCGGGCGGGCGATGGAGCGCGACGCCCTCGGGCAGGTCACGCGGATGGTCGGCACCCGCTGCGACATTTCCGCCCGCAAGCTGCGCGAGGAAGAGCAGCGCCTGGCCGCCACGGTGTTCGAGGCGGCCAGCGAAGGCATCATCATCCTCGACCCGAACTACCGCCTGCTGGCCCTCAATGAGGCCTTCACCCGCCTTACCGGCTACCGCCGCGAGGAGCTGCTGGGGCGCAACGTCAGCCGGCTGATGGGCTCCGCGGAGACCCTGCGCCGCTACCAGGCGATCCGCACCGAACTGGAATGCCAGGGTACCTGGCAGGGCGAACTGATCGAGACGCGCAAGAACGGCGAGCTGTACCCGCAGTGGCTGCAGCTCAACGTGGTGCGCGATGGCCGTGGCCAGGTGACCCATGTGGTCGGCTTCTTCGCCGATCTCACCGCCCGCCGCGACGCCGAGGAGCGCCTGCGCTACCTGTCGCACTACGACGAACTCACCGGCCTGGCCAACCGCACGCTGTTCAAGGAGCGCCTGCACGAGGCCAGCCAGCGCGCCCGCCAGGAAGGCCGCACGGCGGCGCTGCTGCTGATCGACCTGGACCGCTTCAAGCTGCTCAACGACAGCCTCGGCCATGAAGTCGCCGACCAGCTGTTGCGGCAGATGTCCCGGCGCATGACCCAGACGGTGCCCGAGGCCGACACCATCGCCCGGCTGTCCGGCAATGAATTCGCCGTGCTGATCGACTCCTACGCCAGCCTCGCGGCGCTGGCGCGCCTCTCCAGCCGCCTGCTGGCCAAGCTGCGCACGCCGATGACCGTGGGCGGCCACGAACTGGTGATCAGCGCCTCGGTGGGCATCAGCCTGCTGCCGGACAACGCCTGGGAAATTTCCGCGCTGATGAGCCAGGCGAACATGGCCATGCAGCATGCCAAGCACCTGGGCGGCAACACCTTCCAGTTCTTCACCGACAACCTGCAGGCCTGCACCCTGGAGCGCCTGCAACTGGAAACCCGGCTGCGCAAGGCCATCGACGAGGGCCAGTTGGATGTGCACTACCAGCCCAAGCTGAACCTCGCCAACGAGCGCCTGGACAGCGCCGAGGCGCTGGTGCGCTGGCGCCATCCGGAGATGGGCATGGTGCCGCCGGGGGACTTCATCGGCCTTGCCGAGGAAACCGGGCTGATCGGCGCCATCGGCGAGTTCGTCCTGCGCCGCGCCTGCCAGCAGGCCCGCGCCTGGCAACTCCAGGGCCATGAGCTGCGGGTCTCGGTGAACCTCTCGGTGCATCAGCTGCGCACCGGCAACCTGGTCGACCTGGTGCGCACCGTGCTGGAGGAAACCGGCCTGCCGTCGCACCTGCTGGAGCTGGAACTGACCGAAAGCCAGCTGCTGGACAACGTCGAGAGCGTCACCACGACCTTCCGCCAGCTGCGCGAGATGGGCGTGAAACTGGCCATCGACGACTTCGGTACCGGCTATTCCTCGCTCAGCTACCTGAAGCGCTTCCCGGTGGACTACGTGAAGATCGACCAGACCTTCATCCGCGACCTGTCACAGCAGGGCGAGGATGCGGCCATCACCCGGGCGATCATCGCCATGGCGCACAGCCTGGAGTTGAAGGTGGTGGCGGAGGGGGTCGAGCAGGCCGAGCAGCTGCGCTTCCTGCGTGCCCACCACTGCGACGAGATCCAGGGCTTCCTGATCAGCCCGCCGCTGGCGGCGGGGGATTGCCTGGAGCTGCTGAGGAGCGTCGGCCGGCACTGA
- a CDS encoding c-type cytochrome, with amino-acid sequence MNKALVALLFGGMLVQTTAMASTGEELFKAKACVACHAVNKTVVGPAFKEVAAKYGADGVAHISNSIETGSKGVWGPIPMPANAVSPDEAKTLAEWIVTLK; translated from the coding sequence ATGAACAAAGCCCTGGTAGCCCTGCTGTTCGGCGGCATGCTGGTGCAGACCACCGCCATGGCCAGCACCGGCGAGGAGCTGTTCAAGGCCAAGGCCTGCGTGGCCTGTCATGCCGTCAACAAGACGGTGGTCGGGCCGGCCTTCAAGGAAGTTGCAGCGAAGTACGGCGCCGACGGTGTCGCGCACATCAGCAACAGCATCGAGACGGGCAGCAAGGGCGTGTGGGGTCCGATCCCGATGCCGGCCAACGCCGTCAGCCCGGATGAGGCCAAGACTCTCGCCGAGTGGATCGTCACCCTCAAGTGA
- a CDS encoding cytochrome c oxidase subunit 3, translated as MSTSPELSVSPRHLPGDLAMWFFILAELTVFAILIIVFAVAQHLDVESFRAGRAQLDLSTALALTLTLLTAGFCAALAVEQVRHGHQRRAALLLGVAVLLGLAHVLLKSAEYHHLAARGLDLEFSTFFTLFWLITGFHFLHVWLGLVILAWMTLRCLQGAYRREALGGLESGALYWHMVDLVWVVLFPLVYVLAPGA; from the coding sequence ATGTCCACTTCGCCTGAGCTGTCAGTCAGCCCCCGGCACCTGCCGGGTGATCTGGCGATGTGGTTCTTCATCCTCGCCGAGCTGACGGTCTTCGCCATCCTGATCATCGTCTTCGCCGTGGCCCAGCACCTGGATGTCGAGAGCTTTCGCGCCGGCCGCGCGCAACTGGACCTGTCCACCGCCCTGGCGCTGACCCTGACCCTGCTCACCGCCGGTTTCTGCGCGGCGCTGGCGGTGGAGCAGGTGCGCCACGGCCACCAGCGCCGCGCGGCGCTCCTGCTCGGCGTCGCGGTGCTGCTGGGGCTGGCCCATGTGCTGCTGAAGTCCGCGGAATACCATCACCTCGCGGCGCGCGGGCTGGACCTGGAATTCAGCACCTTCTTCACCCTGTTCTGGCTGATCACCGGCTTCCACTTCCTGCACGTCTGGCTCGGGCTGGTCATCCTCGCCTGGATGACGCTGCGCTGCCTGCAGGGCGCGTACCGCCGCGAAGCCCTGGGCGGGTTGGAGTCCGGCGCGCTGTACTGGCACATGGTCGACCTGGTCTGGGTGGTGCTGTTTCCGCTGGTCTACGTGCTGGCGCCCGGCGCATGA
- a CDS encoding cytochrome C oxidase subunit IV family protein, producing the protein MKTLLAAWLLMLPMSVAGVWLGHHAPDALLPVALILLLGLGKAWLIALRFMELGHGPWLWRSLLLGWPLVITGVILALHATH; encoded by the coding sequence ATGAAGACGCTGCTGGCCGCCTGGCTGCTGATGTTGCCGATGTCGGTGGCTGGTGTCTGGCTGGGCCATCACGCGCCCGATGCGCTGCTGCCGGTGGCGCTGATCCTGCTGCTCGGCCTGGGCAAGGCCTGGCTCATCGCGCTGCGTTTCATGGAGCTGGGTCACGGCCCCTGGCTGTGGCGTTCGCTGCTGCTCGGCTGGCCGCTGGTGATCACCGGCGTGATCCTGGCGCTGCACGCAACTCACTGA
- a CDS encoding CbbQ/NirQ/NorQ/GpvN family protein: MNAPAQNISPLFYQPSGNEVTLFTEASAQGMPVLIKGPTGCGKTRFVQYMAQRLNLPLYTVACHDDLSAADLVGRHLIGSDGTWWQDGPLTRAVREGGICYLDEVVEARQDTVVVLHPLADDRRELFIERTGESLVAPPGFMLVVSYNPGYQNLLKGMKPSTRQRFVALRFDYPTPELEAAIIVREAGVSPELAQRLTQLGVALRRLGRQELEEVCSTRLLVLTARLLNAGVAPRDACRAGLAEPLSDDEATVAALMDLVDVHFA; this comes from the coding sequence ATGAATGCCCCTGCGCAGAACATTTCGCCGCTCTTCTATCAGCCATCCGGCAATGAGGTGACGCTGTTCACCGAGGCTTCCGCGCAGGGCATGCCGGTGCTGATCAAGGGCCCGACCGGCTGCGGCAAGACTCGCTTCGTCCAGTACATGGCCCAGCGCCTGAACCTGCCGCTGTACACCGTGGCCTGCCACGATGACCTGTCGGCGGCGGACCTGGTCGGCCGCCACCTGATCGGCAGCGACGGCACCTGGTGGCAGGACGGCCCGCTGACCCGTGCGGTGCGCGAAGGCGGCATCTGCTACCTGGACGAAGTGGTGGAGGCGCGGCAGGACACCGTGGTGGTGCTGCACCCGCTGGCGGACGACCGCCGCGAGCTGTTCATCGAGCGCACCGGCGAATCCCTGGTGGCACCGCCGGGTTTCATGCTGGTGGTGTCCTACAACCCTGGCTACCAGAACCTGCTCAAGGGCATGAAGCCCAGCACCCGCCAGCGCTTCGTCGCCCTGCGCTTCGACTACCCGACGCCGGAGCTGGAAGCCGCGATTATCGTCCGCGAGGCCGGCGTTTCTCCCGAGCTGGCGCAACGCCTGACGCAGCTGGGCGTGGCCCTGCGCCGGTTGGGGCGGCAGGAGCTGGAGGAAGTCTGCTCGACACGCCTGCTGGTACTCACCGCGCGCCTGCTCAATGCCGGGGTGGCGCCGCGCGATGCCTGCCGCGCTGGGCTCGCCGAGCCGCTGTCGGACGACGAAGCCACGGTCGCGGCGCTGATGGACCTGGTCGATGTCCACTTCGCCTGA
- a CDS encoding protein DnrP, translated as MRQCLYCQHESPEGHADCPQCGMPLPVDQERAKQRRLRRFAWYCAFLTVFCLVMMVWLPR; from the coding sequence ATGCGTCAGTGCCTGTACTGCCAGCACGAGAGCCCCGAGGGCCATGCGGATTGCCCGCAGTGCGGGATGCCGTTGCCGGTGGACCAGGAACGGGCGAAGCAGCGCCGGCTGCGGCGCTTCGCCTGGTACTGCGCGTTTCTTACGGTGTTCTGTCTGGTGATGATGGTCTGGTTACCGCGCTGA